One genomic window of Mercenaria mercenaria strain notata chromosome 2, MADL_Memer_1, whole genome shotgun sequence includes the following:
- the LOC123563644 gene encoding splicing factor U2AF 50 kDa subunit-like, whose product MADFEEFDREMAQVKEERDKDRPRRSRSGSASRSRTKRSRSRDRKRRSRSRERGNRKHRSRSRSKERTTRKKKPYKYWDVPPPGFEHMTPMQYKALQAAGQVPQAAPVPTTQITNTTVPFAGSAVSRQARRLYVGNIPFGVTESAMMDFFNDQMKMSGLAQAEGNPVIAVQINLDKNFAFVEFRSVDETTQAMAFDGINFQGQSLKIRRPRDYQVLPGMSENPSVNVPGVVSTVVQDSPNKIFIGGLPNYLNEDQVKELLTSFGPLKAFNLVKDSATGLSKGYAFCEYVEMMGGPSVTDQACAGLNGMQLGDKKLIVQRASVGAKNAQAAPVQVQVPGLNLQQGSGPPTEVLCLMNMVTPEDLEDEDEYEDILEDVREECGKYGMVKSLEIPRPIKGIDVPGCGKIFVEFNSLIDCQKAQQALTGRKFSNRVVVTSYYEPDKYHRREF is encoded by the exons ATGGCTGACTTTGAAGAATTCGATAGAGAAATGGCACAGGTGAAAG AGGAGAGAGATAAGGACAGACcaagaaggtcaaggtcaggttctgcttcaaggtcaaggactAAAAGGTCTAGAAGTAGGGACAGAAaacgaaggtcaaggtcacgggagAGAGGAAATAGAAAACACCGGTCTAGAAG TCGATCAAAGGAGAGGACTACCAGGAAAAAGAAGCCTTACAAGTATTGGGATGTTCCTCCACCAGGATTTGAGCACATGACTCCGATGCAGTACAAAGCATTGCAAG cTGCCGGGCAAGTTCCACAAGCTGCACCAGTTCCCACCACACAGATTACAAATACAACTGTACCGTTTGCTGGTAGTGCTGTCAGTAGGCAAGCTAGACGATTATATGTCGGAAATATTCCATTTGGTGTTACTGAG TCAGCTATGATGGATTTTTTCAATGACCAAATGAAGATGAGTGGCTTGGCACAGGCAGAGGGTAATCCTGTCATTGCAGTACAGATCAACCTCGATAAAAATTTTGCCTTTGTAGAG TTCCGTTCAGTTGACGAAACAACACAGGCAATGGCTTTTGATGGAATAAACTTTCAAGGACAGTCACTGAAGATACGCAGACCTAGAGATTACCAGGTGTTGCCAGGAATGTCAGAAAATCCTTCAGTGAATGTACCAG GTGTCGTGTCAACTGTTGTGCAAGATTCTCCAAACAAGATTTTCATTGGAGGATTACCAAACTATCTTAATGAAGATCAG GTGAAGGAATTACTGACATCATTTGGACCACTAAAGGCTTTTAACTTGGTAAAAGACAGTGCTACTGGATTGTCAAAGGGCTATGCTTTCTGTGAATATGTAGAGATGATGGGAGGACCCTCAGTCACAGACCAG GCTTGTGCAGGGTTAAATGGAATGCAGTTAGGGGACAAGAAGCTTATCGTTCAAAGGGCGAGTGTTGGAGCTAAGAATGCCCAGGCAGCACCTGTACAGGTGCAGGTACCGGGTTTAAACCTCCAACAGGGATCAGGACCACCAACAGAGGTGCTCTGCTTGATGAACATGGTAACGCCAGAAGATCTCGAGGACGAGGATGAATATGAAG ACATTCTGGAGGATGTACGAGAAGAGTGTGGCAAGTATGGTATGGTGAAGAGTTTAGAAATCCCAAGACCAATCAAGGGTATAGATGTCCCAGGATGTGGAAAG atttttgttgagtttaactcACTGATAGATTGTCAAAAGGCACAGCAAGCTCTGACAGGGCGGAAATTCTCAAACAGAGTTGTTGTCACATCATACTATGAACCAGACAAATACCATCGCAGAGAATTCTAA